The Dasypus novemcinctus isolate mDasNov1 chromosome 2, mDasNov1.1.hap2, whole genome shotgun sequence genome includes a region encoding these proteins:
- the MRPL55 gene encoding large ribosomal subunit protein mL55 isoform X1, producing MAVVGSLSGRSSFSCKSASHAIHVSMDPCWSSRPHQVIVCLKPTWLPALVLWPRLSGQPCVPTPQWTLPSRGHHKAHGSLLWQSVGRRVAPSGHFLHTSSWRADCNRAALTRLHRQAYARLYPVLLVKQDGSTIHIRYKEPRRMLEMPIDIDTLPPEERKARLRKREAKFPETKKEPELEDDFDVERYRRFWSKK from the exons ATGGCAGTGGTGGGCAGCCTGTCTGG GAGGTCCTCTTTCTCCTGCAAGTCAGCTTCCCATGCCATCCACGTGTCCATGGATCCATGCTGGTCATCCAGGCCTCACCAAGTGATCGTCTGTCTAAAGCCGACTTGGCTCCCAGCCCTTGTTCTCTGGCCTCGGCTGTCTGGGCAGCCCTGTGTGCCCACCCCACAGTGGACTCTTCCTAGCAGGGGACACCACAAAGCCCATGGGAG CCTGCTGTGGCAGAGTGTTGGGAGAAGGGTGGCTCCCTCAGGCCACTTCCTGCATACATCTTCCTGGAGGGCTGACTGTAACAGAGCAGCACTCACCCGGCTGCACAGGCAGGCCTATGCGCGCCTCTATCCCGTGCTTCTGGTCAAGCAGGACGGCTCGACCATCCACATCCGCTACAAGGAGCCACGGCGGATGCTGGAG ATGCCCATAGATATCGACACTCTGCCTCCTGAGGAGAGGAAGGCTCGGTTGCGGAAACGCGAGGCTAAGTTCCCAGAAACGAAGAAGGAACCAGAGCTCGAGGACGACTTTGATGTGGAGCGGTACAGACGATTCTGGAGCAAAAAGTaa
- the MRPL55 gene encoding large ribosomal subunit protein mL55 isoform X2, translated as MAVVGSLSGLLWQSVGRRVAPSGHFLHTSSWRADCNRAALTRLHRQAYARLYPVLLVKQDGSTIHIRYKEPRRMLEMPIDIDTLPPEERKARLRKREAKFPETKKEPELEDDFDVERYRRFWSKK; from the exons ATGGCAGTGGTGGGCAGCCTGTCTGG CCTGCTGTGGCAGAGTGTTGGGAGAAGGGTGGCTCCCTCAGGCCACTTCCTGCATACATCTTCCTGGAGGGCTGACTGTAACAGAGCAGCACTCACCCGGCTGCACAGGCAGGCCTATGCGCGCCTCTATCCCGTGCTTCTGGTCAAGCAGGACGGCTCGACCATCCACATCCGCTACAAGGAGCCACGGCGGATGCTGGAG ATGCCCATAGATATCGACACTCTGCCTCCTGAGGAGAGGAAGGCTCGGTTGCGGAAACGCGAGGCTAAGTTCCCAGAAACGAAGAAGGAACCAGAGCTCGAGGACGACTTTGATGTGGAGCGGTACAGACGATTCTGGAGCAAAAAGTaa